In the Drosophila willistoni isolate 14030-0811.24 chromosome 3R, UCI_dwil_1.1, whole genome shotgun sequence genome, TGACAACTAGAAAAAATGCATCGAATAACTAACGAGTATTGGACAGGAAAAACGAGAATTACTTGTGCTTGTTGAGAAACTGCAGAAGTTGTTTTTCGGCCCCCTTTTGATTGGAGTTACGGCCGTGCGGATAAATTACACCCGTTTCTAGCACATCAGCTGTCTCGCTTATTACGGCCAACTTGCATCCATTAACGTAGCCAGGATCTATGCCCAGAATTCGTTCACCCTTGAGTGGAGACATTAGGAGCAACTGCTTTAGATTTTTAGCAAATACTTCGATGGCTGCCTTCTGTGCCTTCTCCTTGAGATCGGCTCGAATTTGTCGGCACATCAGGGGCTgcactaaaaacaaaagaaaaaaattagcTCTGATCTGTAAAAGTTTTCTTCTGTGTGTACATTTCTTGGTGAAACACTCGTCGAGGGCTCGAGTAAAGCACTCTCTACGCAGGGGATACTGCAGACCTTCCGACATGTACTGCTCCGATATAAAGCGGGTCAGATCCCTCTTTAAATATTCTGGAGTATCGACTTTAACAGTGAGAAACTTGTGCTTCTCACCACGATTTATGGCAAGCATTTGATGCGGCTTGATTGTCTTTATATCGccttgaaaattgaaatagttttcaaatttGGAACTGTCTAGCTTTTTGTCTGCGATACAATGACCAGCAACCGATTTACTACTGCTTCCCTTCGTGGTGGATGCCGTCTCTTTGGTCTTGCTGCACTTCAGAAATATGCGATGTACATTTTGCCTGAATagaaaaaaatgcaaacataAAATGAGTGGCAAAGTAAGCTTTTATATAATGTCTGAGAACGTACAAACGGCGAAGTTCTTCTAATACATTTGAATTCTTGCTTATGTTATGCTTGATGATCTCGCAAATGCCATTTAAAACCAACGCCTCGGACGCCAAGGCTTCATTGCTTGCATCAACAATTGAAGCCAACTCAACTTTGGGAGCTGTGCCGTATAGCAAACGATCGGCATAATCTTGTAGACCCAAAGCCTTGGCCCGTTCGGCCAGTGTTCCTTTGCTCGCCGGCTTATAGGGCGCATAGAGAAAGTCTAATTCCTCGCTGGTCTTGGCACACATCAGCTCCTCACGTATTTCTGTGCTGAGGACGTTCTCTCTTTCCAGTTGATTGACAATGTTCTCTGCCCTTTTGCGTAAGTCGACAATTTCGGTGTACGTGTTGCGTATGTCACGTAGCCGATCTGGTGTTACATGATCGACCAGATCTCGTCGATAGCTAAAGTTACAAGATCCTTTAAGATGCTCTGATTGTTAATATATGATTTGGATAAACTTACCGGCAGATAAATGGAATGGTATTATCATTCTCAAACAATTGAACAATATTTTGAGCTGCTGCTGGTTGAATGTTCTCCGTTTCGGCAAGGAGTTCGTGTATATTCCACACCTTTCTGCGTTCCCAGAAAGAGCTGCGGCCCGTGCTGGTCCCAGTGGCAGCCACTAACACGGGAGGAGGAAGAGCCACCATCGGTTCCGGTTCTGCCTCAAAACTGTCCGGATTGGGGCaatcgttttcattttcattattcTTACCACGTTTCTTCTTGACCGCTGGACCATCTGCAGATTTCTCCTTTGCATTGGCTCGACGTTTTCGATTATCCCTGTGGGCGAATACCAAATAAATGTCCACTCAATCCCTAGATCAAGACATTTGGACTTACGTGCCGGCAGTTGCTGCCGCTGCGCGATCTACAAAGCGACGCCTGGGTTCCCTCGGCCTGAAGTCATCACTGTCGCTGCCATTCCTGCCCGAGTCCGGATCATCGGAATCAGAAAGCACTATAATAGCCTTCGATTTTTGGGCAGCTTGGCGTCGTGGTCTTGTGGACATTTTAACAGAAACAAGCGTTTTTAGTTGCCAGCTGTTGCCGCCAAACGGAGAAGTTATCGATTATTTTTTTAAGGTTACCAGCCttctccaaaaaaaaaaacaataggTTATCAGCTGTGCGGCATGCACACGGAAGTTGCAACAATTATTATCACTGAAAATGTTGCGCTATGTTTATTTTAATGGATTCGGAATGCGCCAAGGGTTGCTTAAGCGATGCTCCTCCCACATCCTTAGACGTAGCTATAGCAGCGACATTAGAAacattggaattttggcccaCATCGATGCGGGTGAGTCGGCGGTATAAATGTAGTCCCCATAAAAgacttacatatgtatttgtatttttgcaGGGAAAACCACAACCACAGAGCGAATGCTTTTTTATGCTGGCAAAACGCGGTCCCTGGGTGAAGTCCATCGCGGCAACACAGTGACTGATTATCTAACCCAGGAGCGGGAACGAGGAATTACCATTTGCAGTTCTGCTGTAACATTTCCCTGGAATGGTAAACGGTGAGTAACAAATTTCAGATAACTAAAACCCATTCTGTATGTTCAAAATATTGGTTCAGCATCAATTTGTTGGACACACCGGGTCATATAGATTTCACCATGGAGGTCGAGCAATCTCTGCATGCCGTGGACGGGGTAATTGTGGTATTGGACGCCACTGCTGGTGTTGAAGCTCAAACAATGACTGTGTGGTCCCAGGCTGACAAACATCGATTGCCTCGTCTTGTATTTGTTAATAAGATGGATCGACCAGATGCCGACTTCAACAAGTGTGTGGAGGATTTGAAGTCAAAGCTAGAAACGTTTCCGGTGTGCATACAGTATCCGGCCAAATCAAATGAGGGGCAATTAGGTGAGATATCCCTTCGACTTCATTAAATACGACGGTTATTTTAAAACCTTgcatataatttgtttttaggtATATACGATGTCATCACACTGGAGCAATTGAATTGGCAGCAGAAGGATCTGGGTCGTAGCTATAGTAAACTCAAACTGGAGCCTTCTGATGGTTTAAGGCAGCTGCAGGATAAACGCAATGAACTGATTGATCAGCTGTCTGGCTTGGATGATGAGTTAGCCGATGTGGTAATCAGCACGGAGAGTTTTGACAAAGTTAGCAACGAGCTTGTAAATAAGGCATTGCGCCGGGTCATTTGCCAGCAAAAGGCTGTCCCTGTTCTGCTGGGATCGGCATATAAAAACATCGGGATTCAATGCCTGATGGATGCAGTAAATCACTATTTACCGGCTCCTGAAGAACGCAACGAAATTTACAATTGCTTTGGGTGAGACAGGAAGAATAGTATCAGTAGTAACAGTTAAATCACCATTGATGACTTCCCATTACAGAAACGAACTAGCTGGAAAGGTTTTTAAGATTGTCCACGACAAACAGCGTGGACCCTTGACCTTGGTGCGGGTTATGCGTGGAGAATTGAAGCGAGGAATGCGTCTTACATGTTCTAGTGGCCAAGCCGAGGTCATATCCAAATTGTATGAGCCCTTGGCTGATGAGTATCGTGAGGTCAGCGTAGTTTCGTCCGGCGATGTAGCCCTATGTGCTGGGTTGAAGGTGAGGATATGATATTTTTCCATAATCAAATTCTAACTTTCCCAAAGTCTACAGTGACTGGTGACTTATTAACAAGTAGCCAATCGTCGTTAAAAAATGCCGAAAAGCGTTTTAAACAGCAGAGACATTCAGATGGCATGTCAGAGGAAGAGGACGATGACGAGGACCACCACTTGGATGGGCTATTCGATCTTGCTCCTCAAATACCCGATGCCGTGTACTTTTGTTCTATTGAACCACCAAGTATTTCATCACAAACAGCGATGGAGCAGGCACTAAGGCAGCTACAGCGCGAGGATCCCAGCCTGCGTGTCAGCTATGATTCGATCACTGGTCAGACTGTGCTTGGCGGCATGGGTGAGCTGCATATGGATATCATTAAATCACGTATCTTGAGCGAGTATAAAATTGACGTTGATCTCGGACCTTTACAAATTGCCTACAAAGAGACCATCGAAGCGCCATCGTTAACCACATTGAGTGTGGAGAAGGAAATTGCTGGAACCAAGCAGAATGTTAGCATAACTTTGGAGTTGGTTAAAAATCAAAGTGAGATTTTTAGGTAAATAGCCATTATCAGATTAATCTAACTAAGAAGGAGATCGATATCAAGAATTTCTTTATTATCAAAGTTTAGATAAATCGCCGGAGAATCTACAGAATCTGAATAAGCTGCGTCCTCGTATTGTGCAGGTATTGCGAAAAGGATCCATTAGTGCCTTGGAGCGTGGCCCCCGTGTGGGTGGCCAAGTGGTAGATACACAAATACGCTTACATAATGCAATCATAGGACGGGGAACAGCGGATGCCTTCATTATGGCCACCGCAGCGCAATGTGTACAAAAGGTAATTAGGATGTGATTATTTTCGTGGCGTAAAAATTAAtgatattaatatttttagttaCTAAGCGAGAATGGAACCCGGCTATTAGAGCCAATAATGGCATTGCAAATTGTCGCTCCCAGTGAACGCGTCTCCAGCATAATGGCGGATCTATCAAGGCGTCGAGCTATTATCAATGACGTTCTTCCCAAAGGTGACAGAAACAAGGTGAGCAAATGAATGCAGAGACTTTTTGAACTTATTtatatcttttaatttttatatttattttagttgaTTTTAATAAATGCTCCGCTGGCTGAACTTCCTGGTTACGCCAGCACTCTACGTACAATTAGTTCAGGAACGGCAAGCATGACTATGCAACCATGCGGATTTTCCAACATGAATTCCTCTGACGAGTCACTGGCGATAAGACGTGCCCAGGGCTTAGAATAGTTTTCCTAGCTGTTAGTTATTTGTTAACTAGTTTTAGGTTACGATAattctttttgaaaataacATCCAATTCAGGATATTATCGATACCACTAAAAATATCGATATTGAAATCAGGTGTTTATTAGTGTTGCCAGATCAGACGGTCTGGTAGTGCCGTTTTTACATAAAAACGCTAGCGTTTACTCACGCGATTTAAAACGCGTGAGTAAACCGCTCGAACATTTGAGTAAACGCGCGAACATGTTCGAGTTCGTGAGTAATGTTGTGTTCACGTTCGAAGTTCGCGAGTAAAGTTGGAGTTGGGCTCATCTGTTGCGGTTCGCCTCATCGGTTTGGCTCATCGGTTGGAGTTGGGCTCATCTGTTGCGGTTCGCCTCATCTGTTGCGGTTCGCCTCTTCGATGCTTTTTTTCGCTCGGTTCGTTCGGTGTGAAAAAAAGCGCGAAATTCCACAAAAATGGAGAAGCTCATGTCGGTGAAGAATTGTCTAAAACTCGTGCAGGTAACAACAATATAATTTGGTAATGTTGAGTGGGCTTAAATCCTCTTAATTGCCGATTTTCAGTTGCTGCCGGCGCCGGCTATGGCCCCTGCTTTACAGTTGCAGCAGGTGCGCCATCGGCAGACGAAACACTGGAAGCCGGAGTTCAAACGGTTGCGCAAGCAGAAATTCGTCAAGATTGACCTGCCCAATTTTCGGGAAAAGGCAGAGGATATTAGCAAGGAAGAGATGCGGAGTCGAATGAAGGAACGGGGTGTGCTTCCACCTCGACCCTGGATGGAACGGCCGTTTCATATTAGTTGCACAGGAGGCATATTTGAAGCCTATGTGCCCCCCGAAGGTGATGGAAAAAAGTCGCTCATTTCGTCCAGTGGTGCCAAGCAGAAGCTAGAGTTCCTAGAAAAGAAATCAAAGAGCTTAATGGCGGTACGCAAAATACGTTCCTATGAGGAAAGTTTTAGTACAGACGAGTTTGGTGATCACGCCCAAGAGATCTATATAGCCGCACACACGCACATGGCGGCCAGAGAGAAGTACAAGATTCGCGAATTTGTCTCTGAACGGTGCTATCCCGAGATGATGCACAATGTCAAGGACAAGACCATTCATTGGCGATTCCTGCAGTCTTTAGAGCCGCCACGTGTAGTGCATGCCCGCGTCACCGAGGTCATCACCAAGGAGAATCAGTTCGCCCAGGTTACTGTGCGTTTTCACACACAGCAGATGTTAGCCATTTATGATCGTTTTGGACGACTCATGCATGGCAGCGAAATTCTTACCAAAGATGTACTTGAATATGTCGTGTTTGAGAAACATATATCCAACGAATATGGAAAGTGGCGGCTCCACGACAAGATCATACCTGATTGGCTGCCGCCGAAACAACCAGCACCGATTACCTATCGTCTAATTGAGGATGTCATCGAGGAGACTCCGACTCAGATAGAAGCTAGCAAGGATAAAGTGGAACAGATTGCAGCAACAAGTATCGACAGCAATGATGCTAGCACAAAGTCTTCGTTGGCCATTTGATTGTATTTTTTGTGGGTTGCTTGGCGGCTAAAAAGATTAAAGGCCGTCGAAGTGGTTCATTAATAATGAAAGAAATGTTATTTTTACAATTCATTTTtgatctgtttttttttcccccgtcttgtttttggtttttgtatttcagtTACTATATTAGACGATTCTAATAGAAATcgatatatttattttaaatgttatGGCTAAAATACCTAGCGATTGGCCTGTGTAGATATATATGGGCAAGCCTTTTCCAGTTATTAGATTAAAGTAACGAATTGAATTAAacaattatacatatgtatgctttaaaaaatttgcattatatataaaaataatattaaattttagcGCAAAATGTCAATAAATATGCGTTTTttctccaaaaaaaaaaatcaaacggccctaaaagtatgctacacgTTTTACTCCACAACagctaaatttaaattaacagcccaaaagtatgccacacatattaacaaatttgaaagtttatcCACCTTCTATCGGTTTCTGTtcgcctggtatttcatattttacccagttaaaaattaaacaattgaCCTGCCccaaatttacaatttttgatATATTGAGACAGAATACCAGGCGAACAGAAATGCATAGAAGGTGGATTTCTAAAAATGTTATCTAAATTTGTAGCTTACATTTTTGgcagtttaatttttcaatttttgactCCCAAAATCGTACTGCAGAacatatgaaataccaggcgaACAGAAATGCATAGAAGGTGGATTTCGTAAAAAGTTATCTAAATTTGTAGCATATATTTTTGGGCCgttacattttttaatttttaactgGGAAAATCGCACTgcagaaaatatgaaataccaggcgaACAGAAATGCGTAGAAGgtgaattttgtaaaaagtTACCTAAATTTGTAGCATACATTTTTGGGCAgttacattttttaatttttaactgCGAAAATCGTACTACAGAAATACCAGGCGAACAGAAATTCATACAAGGTGGatttactttaaaattttaaaaatatattgc is a window encoding:
- the LOC6648108 gene encoding S1 RNA-binding domain-containing protein 1, whose product is MSTRPRRQAAQKSKAIIVLSDSDDPDSGRNGSDSDDFRPREPRRRFVDRAAAATAGTDNRKRRANAKEKSADGPAVKKKRGKNNENENDCPNPDSFEAEPEPMVALPPPVLVAATGTSTGRSSFWERRKVWNIHELLAETENIQPAAAQNIVQLFENDNTIPFICRYRRDLVDHVTPDRLRDIRNTYTEIVDLRKRAENIVNQLERENVLSTEIREELMCAKTSEELDFLYAPYKPASKGTLAERAKALGLQDYADRLLYGTAPKVELASIVDASNEALASEALVLNGICEIIKHNISKNSNVLEELRRLQNVHRIFLKCSKTKETASTTKGSSSKSVAGHCIADKKLDSSKFENYFNFQGDIKTIKPHQMLAINRGEKHKFLTVKVDTPEYLKRDLTRFISEQYMSEGLQYPLRRECFTRALDECFTKKLQPLMCRQIRADLKEKAQKAAIEVFAKNLKQLLLMSPLKGERILGIDPGYVNGCKLAVISETADVLETGVIYPHGRNSNQKGAEKQLLQFLNKHNCHIIALGNGTACRDTEQWLTRLFQSGALDSGSIRYSIVNENGASVYSCSDVASKEFPEMDTNERSAVSIARRLNDPLSEYVKIEPRHLGVGMYQHDVTEKILTQSLNDVVSECVSYVGVDLNTASLSVLKHIAGLSEKKAEKIIEYRTKNGPFQSRKDLLSVRTIGDKSFVQCAGFIRIEPLSVGGQLKNPLDCTWVHPESYQVAQTIIGECDLKLSDIGKANFIARIKEFSLSQKNLERMSEQQKLPMERLKFVLVALQRELLQDYRADLDKRPLFKQGMTRLDELSIGDVLTGAVTNVTHFGAFVDVGVDRDGLIHRSHMSDGELSIGDRVIASVVKVDLQRRHLGLRQEDMLQETDTSFTFKKE
- the LOC6648107 gene encoding ribosome-releasing factor 2, mitochondrial isoform X2 — encoded protein: MLRYVYFNGFGMRQGLLKRCSSHILRRSYSSDIRNIGILAHIDAGKTTTTERMLFYAGKTRSLGEVHRGNTVTDYLTQERERGITICSSAVTFPWNGKRINLLDTPGHIDFTMEVEQSLHAVDGVIVVLDATAGVEAQTMTVWSQADKHRLPRLVFVNKMDRPDADFNKCVEDLKSKLETFPVCIQYPAKSNEGQLGIYDVITLEQLNWQQKDLGRSYSKLKLEPSDGLRQLQDKRNELIDQLSGLDDELADVVISTESFDKVSNELVNKALRRVICQQKAVPVLLGSAYKNIGIQCLMDAVNHYLPAPEERNEIYNCFGNELAGKVFKIVHDKQRGPLTLVRVMRGELKRGMRLTCSSGQAEVISKLYEPLADEYREVSVVSSGDVALCAGLKSTVTGDLLTSSQSSLKNAEKRFKQQRHSDGMSEEEDDDEDHHLDGLFDLAPQIPDAVYFCSIEPPSISSQTAMEQALRQLQREDPSLRVSYDSITGQTVLGGMGELHMDIIKSRILSEYKIDVDLGPLQIAYKETIEAPSLTTLSVEKEIAGTKQNVSITLELVKNQSEIFR
- the LOC6648107 gene encoding ribosome-releasing factor 2, mitochondrial isoform X1 — translated: MLRYVYFNGFGMRQGLLKRCSSHILRRSYSSDIRNIGILAHIDAGKTTTTERMLFYAGKTRSLGEVHRGNTVTDYLTQERERGITICSSAVTFPWNGKRINLLDTPGHIDFTMEVEQSLHAVDGVIVVLDATAGVEAQTMTVWSQADKHRLPRLVFVNKMDRPDADFNKCVEDLKSKLETFPVCIQYPAKSNEGQLGIYDVITLEQLNWQQKDLGRSYSKLKLEPSDGLRQLQDKRNELIDQLSGLDDELADVVISTESFDKVSNELVNKALRRVICQQKAVPVLLGSAYKNIGIQCLMDAVNHYLPAPEERNEIYNCFGNELAGKVFKIVHDKQRGPLTLVRVMRGELKRGMRLTCSSGQAEVISKLYEPLADEYREVSVVSSGDVALCAGLKSTVTGDLLTSSQSSLKNAEKRFKQQRHSDGMSEEEDDDEDHHLDGLFDLAPQIPDAVYFCSIEPPSISSQTAMEQALRQLQREDPSLRVSYDSITGQTVLGGMGELHMDIIKSRILSEYKIDVDLGPLQIAYKETIEAPSLTTLSVEKEIAGTKQNVSITLELVKNQSEIFSLDKSPENLQNLNKLRPRIVQVLRKGSISALERGPRVGGQVVDTQIRLHNAIIGRGTADAFIMATAAQCVQKLLSENGTRLLEPIMALQIVAPSERVSSIMADLSRRRAIINDVLPKGDRNKLILINAPLAELPGYASTLRTISSGTASMTMQPCGFSNMNSSDESLAIRRAQGLE
- the LOC6648107 gene encoding ribosome-releasing factor 2, mitochondrial isoform X3, coding for MLRYVYFNGFGMRQGLLKRCSSHILRRSYSSDIRNIGILAHIDAGKTTTTERMLFYAGKTRSLGEVHRGNTVTDYLTQERERGITICSSAVTFPWNGKRINLLDTPGHIDFTMEVEQSLHAVDGVIVVLDATAGVEAQTMTVWSQADKHRLPRLVFVNKMDRPDADFNKCVEDLKSKLETFPVCIQYPAKSNEGQLGIYDVITLEQLNWQQKDLGRSYSKLKLEPSDGLRQLQDKRNELIDQLSGLDDELADVVISTESFDKVSNELVNKALRRVICQQKAVPVLLGSAYKNIGIQCLMDAVNHYLPAPEERNEIYNCFGNELAGKVFKIVHDKQRGPLTLVRVMRGELKRGMRLTCSSGQAEVISKLYEPLADEYREVSVVSSGDVALCAGLK
- the LOC6648106 gene encoding probable 39S ribosomal protein L45, mitochondrial translates to MEKLMSVKNCLKLVQLLPAPAMAPALQLQQVRHRQTKHWKPEFKRLRKQKFVKIDLPNFREKAEDISKEEMRSRMKERGVLPPRPWMERPFHISCTGGIFEAYVPPEGDGKKSLISSSGAKQKLEFLEKKSKSLMAVRKIRSYEESFSTDEFGDHAQEIYIAAHTHMAAREKYKIREFVSERCYPEMMHNVKDKTIHWRFLQSLEPPRVVHARVTEVITKENQFAQVTVRFHTQQMLAIYDRFGRLMHGSEILTKDVLEYVVFEKHISNEYGKWRLHDKIIPDWLPPKQPAPITYRLIEDVIEETPTQIEASKDKVEQIAATSIDSNDASTKSSLAI